A window from Pseudomonas kribbensis encodes these proteins:
- a CDS encoding organic hydroperoxide resistance protein has translation MINQIDTVLYTGKTRTTGGRDGASRSSDGNLDVKLSPPGSNGSGTNPEQLLAAGWSACFIGAMGKAAAALKIRLPADVAVETEIDLGKTGDAFFLQARLSVSLPGLEPSVAQSLVEAAHQTCPYSKATRGNIDVTLRVI, from the coding sequence ATGATCAATCAAATCGACACCGTGCTGTACACCGGCAAGACCCGCACCACCGGCGGACGCGATGGCGCCTCGCGCAGTTCCGACGGCAATCTGGACGTCAAGCTGTCGCCACCGGGTTCCAACGGCAGCGGCACCAACCCGGAACAACTGCTGGCGGCCGGCTGGTCTGCATGCTTCATCGGCGCCATGGGCAAAGCGGCGGCTGCGCTGAAGATCAGACTGCCGGCGGATGTGGCGGTGGAGACCGAAATCGATCTGGGCAAGACCGGTGACGCGTTTTTCCTGCAGGCACGCTTGAGTGTCAGCCTGCCGGGGCTGGAGCCTTCGGTCGCCCAATCGCTGGTGGAAGCCGCGCACCAGACCTGCCCTTACTCCAAGGCCACGCGCGGCAACATCGACGTGACCCTGCGGGTGATCTGA
- a CDS encoding alpha/beta hydrolase, producing MSEKPTIVLVHGFWGGAAHWGKVIVELSRKGYRAIQAVEMPLTSLADDAERTRKMVAQVNGPVLLVGHSYGGAVITQAGNQPNVTGLVYIAAFAPDQGESPGGITQEHLPAAAPNLAPDSDGFLWLKADKFHESFCQDLSADEALVMAVTQKAPLASTFGDVISDPAWKHKPSWYQISSQDHMIHPDNQKRMSARLNAKKVITLDASHASLASRAAEVAALIDEAAKA from the coding sequence ATGAGTGAAAAACCGACGATTGTGCTGGTACACGGGTTCTGGGGCGGGGCCGCGCATTGGGGCAAGGTCATTGTCGAACTGTCGCGCAAGGGCTACCGCGCGATTCAGGCGGTGGAGATGCCGCTGACATCACTGGCTGACGATGCCGAGCGCACGCGCAAAATGGTCGCGCAAGTGAACGGCCCGGTGCTGCTGGTCGGGCATTCCTACGGCGGGGCGGTGATCACCCAGGCCGGCAATCAACCGAATGTGACGGGGCTGGTGTACATCGCCGCGTTCGCACCGGATCAGGGCGAAAGCCCCGGCGGCATCACTCAGGAACATCTGCCCGCCGCCGCGCCGAATCTCGCCCCGGACAGTGACGGTTTCCTCTGGCTCAAGGCCGACAAGTTCCATGAAAGCTTTTGCCAGGACCTGTCGGCGGATGAAGCGCTGGTGATGGCCGTCACCCAGAAAGCGCCGCTGGCCAGCACTTTCGGCGATGTCATCAGTGATCCGGCTTGGAAGCACAAACCGTCGTGGTATCAGATTTCCAGCCAGGACCACATGATTCACCCGGATAACCAGAAACGCATGTCGGCACGGCTCAATGCGAAGAAAGTCATCACCCTCGACGCCAGCCACGCCTCGCTGGCCTCCCGCGCTGCCGAAGTGGCGGCGCTGATCGACGAGGCCGCGAAGGCCTGA
- a CDS encoding paraquat-inducible protein A — MATTDHLIICEHCDCVYEKATLARYQKSLCARCGGVLQRHNNLSVEQRLALSFTAAMLWLFANFYPVMSISMKGLKNSATLWDSVLALSQGPITFMAMVAAISIIIAPAFQLVLLIWVLSFALASRRSPAFKLCMRWLEALRPWSMLEVCLLGAMVAVFKLAGMLDVIPGIGLFALAVLSLLLIRVAGRDIRDLWDIL; from the coding sequence ATGGCCACGACTGATCACCTGATCATCTGCGAGCATTGCGACTGCGTGTACGAAAAAGCCACGCTCGCCCGCTACCAGAAATCCCTCTGCGCCCGTTGTGGTGGCGTGCTCCAGCGCCACAACAACCTGAGCGTGGAGCAACGTCTGGCCCTGAGTTTTACCGCCGCGATGCTGTGGCTGTTCGCCAATTTCTACCCGGTGATGAGCATCAGCATGAAGGGCCTGAAAAACAGCGCGACCCTGTGGGATTCGGTGCTGGCCCTGAGTCAGGGGCCGATCACCTTTATGGCCATGGTCGCGGCGATCTCGATCATCATCGCCCCGGCCTTTCAACTGGTTTTGCTCATCTGGGTATTGAGCTTCGCCCTCGCCTCGCGCCGCTCGCCGGCCTTCAAGCTGTGCATGCGCTGGCTGGAAGCGCTGCGGCCGTGGAGCATGCTCGAAGTGTGCCTGCTCGGGGCGATGGTGGCGGTGTTCAAACTGGCGGGCATGCTCGATGTGATCCCCGGCATCGGCCTGTTTGCGCTGGCCGTGCTCAGCCTGTTGCTGATCCGCGTCGCCGGACGCGACATACGTGATTTGTGGGACATCCTGTGA
- a CDS encoding amino acid permease, whose product MNSLNSKESSGQLAQGFKPRHVTMLSIAGIIGAGLFVGSGHAIAAAGPAVLLAYLFSGLLVVLVMRMLGEMAVARPDTGSFSTYADQAIGRWAGFTIGWLYWWFWVLVIPIEALAAGHVLNQWFPQVDAWLFALVSIILLVITNLFSVSKYGEFEFWFAMAKVVAIIGFIGVGFAVLMGWIPEREASGLSRLMEEHGGFAPNGLSAVVGAFITIMFSFIGTEAVTIAAAESDNPAQNIAKATRSVIWRIGVFYLLSIFVVISVVPWNDPLLASVGSYQRALELMNVPHAKFMVDVVVLIAVASCMNSSIYIASRMLFSLGLRGDAPHALKVTSGAGVPRAAVIASSVIGAGVTLLSYFMPAGLFQFLLASSGAIALLVYLVIAVSQLRMRRMLLRQNVELTFRMWLFPWLTYLVMAFICAALAVMMVTPEHRLEVTSTIGLALAISFIGLVTTRQHGQPNASVPAKQNARGTASGV is encoded by the coding sequence ATGAACAGCCTGAATTCGAAGGAATCGAGCGGTCAACTGGCGCAGGGGTTCAAGCCGCGTCACGTGACCATGTTGTCAATTGCGGGAATCATCGGCGCGGGGTTGTTTGTCGGTTCCGGGCACGCCATCGCGGCGGCGGGGCCGGCGGTGTTGCTGGCGTATCTGTTTTCCGGCCTGTTGGTGGTGCTGGTCATGCGCATGCTGGGGGAAATGGCGGTGGCCCGACCGGACACCGGATCGTTCTCCACCTATGCCGATCAGGCCATCGGCCGCTGGGCCGGCTTCACCATCGGCTGGCTCTACTGGTGGTTCTGGGTGCTGGTCATTCCCATCGAGGCGCTGGCCGCCGGGCATGTCTTGAATCAGTGGTTTCCCCAGGTCGATGCGTGGCTGTTTGCGCTGGTGTCGATCATTCTCCTGGTAATCACCAATCTGTTCAGTGTCTCCAAATACGGCGAGTTCGAATTCTGGTTCGCCATGGCCAAGGTCGTGGCGATCATTGGTTTCATCGGCGTGGGTTTTGCCGTGCTGATGGGCTGGATTCCGGAACGCGAAGCCAGCGGCCTCAGCCGCTTGATGGAAGAACATGGCGGGTTCGCCCCCAATGGCCTTTCGGCGGTGGTCGGCGCCTTCATCACCATCATGTTCAGTTTCATCGGCACCGAGGCGGTGACCATCGCTGCTGCCGAATCGGACAATCCAGCACAGAACATCGCCAAGGCTACGCGTTCGGTGATCTGGCGCATCGGCGTGTTTTACCTGCTGTCGATTTTCGTGGTGATTTCCGTGGTGCCCTGGAACGACCCGCTGCTGGCGTCCGTCGGTTCCTATCAGCGCGCACTGGAGTTGATGAACGTTCCCCACGCCAAATTCATGGTCGATGTGGTGGTGTTGATCGCCGTGGCCAGTTGCATGAACTCGTCGATCTATATCGCTTCGCGCATGCTGTTTTCACTGGGGCTGCGCGGCGATGCACCGCACGCGTTGAAAGTGACTTCCGGCGCAGGCGTGCCGAGGGCGGCGGTGATTGCCAGCAGCGTCATCGGTGCCGGAGTGACGCTGCTCAGCTACTTCATGCCCGCCGGCCTGTTTCAATTCCTGCTCGCCAGTTCCGGTGCCATCGCGCTGCTGGTGTACCTGGTGATCGCAGTTTCTCAGTTGCGCATGCGCCGGATGCTGCTTCGGCAGAATGTCGAGCTGACGTTCCGCATGTGGCTGTTTCCGTGGCTGACGTATCTGGTGATGGCGTTCATCTGCGCGGCGCTCGCGGTGATGATGGTGACGCCGGAGCATCGTCTGGAAGTGACTTCGACCATTGGCCTGGCGCTGGCGATTTCCTTTATCGGGCTCGTGACCACCCGTCAGCATGGACAGCCGAACGCGTCTGTTCCGGCAAAACAAAACGCCCGAGGCACTGCCTCGGGCGTATAG
- a CDS encoding cupin domain-containing protein, producing the protein MRRTLLMTAAAVLVSMTGLAHAADTQPAAPAKSWQQGLSRTDLVHQDLGAADREVIQARVDFEPGITSPRHAHPGVEVAYVISGTFEYQLEGRAPVTLKAGDSLFIPEGVAHIAKNVGNDKGSELATYIVKKGEPLLILKQ; encoded by the coding sequence ATGCGCCGCACACTTCTGATGACCGCAGCCGCCGTACTGGTTTCAATGACCGGCCTCGCACACGCCGCCGACACCCAGCCTGCGGCTCCCGCCAAGAGCTGGCAACAAGGCCTGAGCCGCACGGATCTGGTCCATCAGGACCTGGGCGCTGCGGATCGCGAAGTGATTCAGGCCCGGGTCGATTTCGAACCGGGCATCACCTCGCCCCGACATGCCCACCCGGGCGTTGAAGTCGCCTACGTCATCAGCGGAACCTTCGAATACCAGCTCGAAGGCCGGGCGCCGGTGACGCTGAAGGCCGGCGATTCGCTGTTCATCCCGGAAGGTGTGGCGCACATCGCGAAGAACGTTGGGAATGACAAGGGCTCGGAGCTGGCGACTTACATCGTCAAGAAGGGCGAGCCGTTGTTGATCCTCAAGCAGTAA
- a CDS encoding transcriptional regulator GcvA, with protein sequence MLTRLPSLNGLRAFECAARHLSFTRAAEELNVTQTSISHQIRRLEDELGVRLFMRLKDGLALTEEGNAYFPGVRSAFMELRHSTERLLEANNQSVLTISTLVSVASKWLLPRLPSFREAFPEIDVRISASTELVDFRKGGIDAAIRYGNGNWPGLRADWLMADEIFPVCSPSLLTGPDPIRTPADLARHTLLHVSGQTADDWSAWLNAASQPPLPAKGPRLTFDLAMMAVQSAIDGQGVCIGRSTYVEDDLRAGRLVAPFDLRLKSDSGFYFVTPHENAGSKKIVAFRQWLSQVVRVV encoded by the coding sequence ATGCTCACCCGACTACCGTCGCTCAACGGGTTGCGCGCCTTTGAATGCGCGGCCCGACACCTGAGTTTCACCCGCGCCGCCGAAGAGCTGAACGTCACGCAAACCTCGATCAGCCATCAGATACGTCGGCTCGAAGATGAACTCGGCGTGCGCCTGTTCATGCGCTTGAAGGACGGATTGGCGCTGACGGAAGAGGGCAACGCTTATTTTCCCGGTGTTCGTTCGGCGTTTATGGAACTGCGCCATTCGACCGAGCGTTTGCTGGAGGCGAACAATCAAAGCGTCCTGACGATCAGCACTTTGGTGTCGGTGGCGTCGAAATGGCTGTTGCCGCGCCTGCCGTCGTTTCGCGAGGCGTTTCCCGAGATCGATGTGCGCATCAGTGCATCCACCGAGCTGGTGGACTTTCGCAAGGGCGGCATCGATGCGGCGATCCGCTACGGCAACGGAAACTGGCCGGGACTGCGCGCCGACTGGCTGATGGCCGACGAGATTTTCCCGGTGTGCAGTCCGAGCCTGCTCACCGGGCCGGACCCGATCCGCACCCCGGCCGATCTGGCCCGGCACACTTTGCTGCACGTCAGCGGGCAGACCGCCGATGACTGGAGCGCCTGGCTGAACGCCGCAAGTCAACCGCCACTCCCGGCCAAAGGCCCGCGCCTGACCTTCGACCTGGCCATGATGGCGGTGCAGTCGGCGATTGACGGGCAGGGCGTGTGCATCGGGCGGTCGACCTACGTCGAGGACGATTTACGCGCCGGGCGGTTGGTGGCGCCGTTTGATTTGCGGCTCAAGTCCGACTCGGGTTTCTACTTCGTCACGCCCCATGAAAACGCCGGCTCGAAAAAGATCGTCGCCTTCAGGCAGTGGCTGTCGCAGGTGGTGCGAGTTGTATGA
- the gstA gene encoding glutathione transferase GstA: MKLYFAPMTCSLAPHIVLRELALPFELIRVNNQTKRTADGRDFREINPKGYVAALMLDKGEVLTEGPAILQYLADLAPDQRLAPANGTWERSRLQEHLNFISSEIHGGSAPLFSSEIPESTKTIFKHKLFKRLDYLNRILATQPFLMQAFGVADAYLFTVLKWLPTFSIAIEDWPALANYMTRIAERPGVKAAIAEEEATQPV; this comes from the coding sequence ATGAAACTGTACTTCGCCCCCATGACCTGTTCGCTGGCCCCGCACATTGTGCTGCGAGAACTGGCGCTGCCGTTCGAACTGATCCGGGTCAACAACCAGACCAAGCGCACCGCCGACGGCAGGGACTTTCGCGAGATCAATCCGAAGGGTTACGTGGCCGCGCTGATGCTCGATAAAGGCGAGGTGCTGACCGAAGGCCCGGCGATTCTGCAATACCTCGCCGACCTTGCTCCCGACCAGAGACTGGCCCCGGCCAATGGCACCTGGGAGCGCTCGCGCCTGCAGGAGCACCTGAATTTCATCAGTTCGGAAATCCATGGCGGCAGCGCGCCGCTGTTCAGCAGCGAAATCCCGGAATCCACTAAAACGATCTTCAAACACAAACTCTTCAAACGTCTGGATTACCTGAACCGCATCCTTGCGACTCAACCCTTTCTGATGCAGGCGTTCGGCGTGGCGGATGCCTACCTGTTCACGGTGTTGAAGTGGTTGCCGACCTTCAGCATCGCCATCGAAGACTGGCCAGCGCTGGCGAACTACATGACGCGCATCGCCGAACGGCCCGGTGTGAAGGCTGCAATAGCGGAAGAGGAAGCCACGCAACCGGTGTGA
- a CDS encoding GNAT family N-acetyltransferase: MQTLRRARPEDAAPIAALVDEAYSPYIARIGRKPAPMLDDYEQVLRETDTFVLTDNDEILGVLVMSQEGKELLLINVAVSPRHKGKGLGKVLMTFCEKHALSLGCEAVRLYTHERMTENVAIYEKLGFVETHRAIEDGFARVFMRKTLVGSR, translated from the coding sequence TTGCAGACCCTCCGCCGCGCCCGACCCGAAGACGCCGCGCCCATCGCCGCACTGGTCGATGAGGCCTACAGCCCCTACATCGCTCGCATCGGCCGCAAACCCGCGCCGATGCTCGACGACTATGAACAAGTGCTGCGCGAAACCGACACGTTCGTGCTGACCGACAACGATGAAATCCTCGGTGTGCTGGTGATGAGCCAGGAAGGCAAGGAGTTGCTGCTGATCAACGTCGCCGTGTCGCCCCGGCACAAGGGCAAGGGCCTCGGCAAAGTGCTGATGACCTTCTGTGAAAAGCATGCGCTGAGTCTCGGTTGCGAGGCGGTGCGGCTGTACACCCACGAGCGGATGACCGAGAACGTCGCCATCTATGAAAAGCTCGGTTTTGTGGAAACCCATCGCGCTATCGAGGACGGATTTGCCCGGGTTTTCATGCGCAAAACGCTTGTCGGTTCTCGCTGA